A window of Puntigrus tetrazona isolate hp1 chromosome 11, ASM1883169v1, whole genome shotgun sequence contains these coding sequences:
- the LOC122353684 gene encoding myeloid-associated differentiation marker-like protein 2, producing MIVSQTLQNRVRNTPCTPEEEPQTSRTQHQPPAAGSIDLQRHETHSRLALLSRGPRPLTPSVGLIMSASAGHLNTSAVFSPVGVARVCQLTLGCAVVSLVVHGAGYSAPYGLFCMSAWTSCFAVSVVILVLDVTRLQASLPLSWENLTVALASLATLLSLTASVAYPVFFVRADDCPYNDCEVRNLRIAVSVCSGAACVSYGAEVFLSRAGPGRRGSYMATAPGVLKVAQIFVGCLIFALLAAGTDFSRQAATLYCVAVFGACLAGSVLLVALVVSGRSAALRIARMSFERLAVIQTFVAVLLYVSSSVLWPVFCFDRKYGAPLRPQGCPRGKCSWDVKLAVAAMSFLNLTLYIADLVCSHRSRPAEQRSRF from the exons ATG ATCGTGAGTCAGACGCTCCAAAATAGAGTCAGAAATACTCCATGCACGCCTGAGGAGGAACCACAGACGAGCAGAactcaacatcaacctcctgcTGCCGGATCCATCGATCTACAAAGACACGAAACACACTCGCGTCTGG ccttgctgagcagagGACCCCGACCTTTGACCCCGAGCGTCGGTCTGATCATGAGCGCCTCCGCCGGACATCTGAACACTTCGGCCGTGTTTTCTCCGGTGGGCGTGGCCCGTGTGTGTCAGCTGACTCTAGGCTGCGCAGTCGTCTCATTAGTGGTCCACGGAGCCGGTTACAGCGCCCCCTATGGGCTCTTCTGCATGTCGGCCTGGACGAGCTGCTTCGCGGTCAGCGTGGTCATTCTGGTTCTGGACGTGACCCGTCTCCAGGCGAGTCTCCCTCTGTCCTGGGAGAACCTGACGGTGGCGTTGGCGTCTCTCGCCACGCTGCTGTCGCTCACGGCGTCGGTCGCATATCCAGTGTTCTTCGTGCGCGCCGACGACTGTCCATACAACGACTGCGAGGTCAGAAACCTGCGGATAGCGGTCAGCGTGTGCTCGGGGGCGGCGTGCGTGTCGTACGGGGCCGAGGTGTTCCTGTCGCGAGCCGGACCGGGGCGCAGGGGGAGCTACATGGCGACGGCGCCCGGCGTCCTGAAGGTGGCGCAGATCTTCGTAGGATGCCTGATTTTCGCGCTGCTTGCCGCCGGGACTGATTTCTCGCGGCAGGCGGCGACGCTGTACTGCGTGGCGGTGTTCGGCGCGTGCCTGGCCGGGTCCGTCCTGCTGGTGGCGCTGGTGGTGTCGGGCCGGAGCGCGGCGCTGCGGATCGCGCGGATGTCGTTCGAGCGGCTCGCTGTGATCCAGACGTTCGTGGCGGTGCTGCTGTACGTCAGCTCCTCCGTGCTCTGGCCCGTCTTCTGCTTCGACAGGAAGTACGGCGCTCCGCTGCGGCCGCAGGGCTGCCCGAGGGGCAAGTGCTCATGGGACGTGAAGCTCGCGGTCGCTGCGATGAGCTTCTTAAACCTCACGCTTTACATCGCCGACCTCGTCTGCTCCCACAGGAGCCGCCCGGCGGAGCAGCGGAGCCGATTCTGA
- the aspscr1 gene encoding tether containing UBX domain for GLUT4, giving the protein MAASSSAVSVLTPNGRRQTVKVSPNTPLLQVLEDVCKKHGFNPDEHGLKFQRMVLDLSLQWRFASLPNNAKLEMVVCSRPLTGAESTVRLALQMEDGSRLQGSFSSGQTLWDLLTRFPQTRTSDLDASGPTPVCVYMRDEVSGKDALKKTTLKSLGLTGGSAIIRYVLKSSGSSCPDASVDAVAMPTNAVAKTTISQPPSEPPEEPAPVPMETPALPTEVTAPPNHHPVKQEEEEPSVSREQEVRPKTDPPPQANLVPHEDNERPGTSQQSQGPAPSATPTDFVPFSGSGQRLGGTAGLKTSTSWSSCVSGSPPKAKKPKPSHEIKRSVSANPATDEEETDEFLEPVDREPLVFHLDSGIRHHDDTELPDEFFEVTVDDIRKRFAQLKSERKALEEAPLMTKSLRESQVKEKLDRYPKVALRVQFPDRHVLQGFFRPLETVSALRSFVRSHLQDPQMQFYLFVAPPKTILDEPNVTLFQASLFPAALVYFGSDVRTDGFLRSDLLDIGVSALQADELIAGCMPRSPPAVSEEPPPPAPESCDSSGQRGASEDSGDAHPAEVRPVRTDPGKVPKWLKLPGKK; this is encoded by the exons ATGGCGGCGAGCAGTTCGGCCGTGTCAGTTTTAACTCCGAATGGAAGAAGACAGACCGTCAAAGTGTCTCCAAACACACCTTTATTGCAG GTGCTTGAGGATGTGTGTAAAAAACATGGCTTTAACCCGGATGAACATGGACTCAA GTTTCAGAGGATGGTTCTAGATCTGTCTCTGCAGTGGCGTTTTGCCAGTCTGCCAAATAATGCTAAGCTGGAGATGGTGGTGTGTTCGAGGCCGCTGACTGGAGCCGAGagcacg GTGCGTCTCGCGCTGCAGATGGAGGACGGCTCTCGTCTTCAAGGCTCCTTCTCGAGCGGACAGACCTTATGGGATCTCCTGACACGCTTCCCTCAAACCAG GACGTCTGATCTGGACGCGTCTGGACCTACGccagtgtgtgtttacatgagaGACGAG GTCAGCGGGAAGGACGCGCTGAAGAAGACGACTCTGAAGTCTCTGGGGCTCACCGGAGGAAGTGCCATCATACG TTATGTGCTGAAAAGCTCTGGCTCCTCGTGTCCTGATGCATCTGTGGATGCGGTCGCTATGCCAACGAATGCTGTTGCCAAGACCACTATATCACAGCCGCCTTCTGAACCACCCGAGGAGCCCGCTCCCGTTCCCATGGAAACCCCAGCTCTTCCCACCGAGGTCACCGCCCCGCCGAACCATCATCCTGTCaaacaggaagaggaggagccaAGCGTGAGCCGGGAGCAGGAGGTGCGGCCTAAAACTGACCCGCCTCCACAAGCAAACCTAGTGCCGCATGAGGACAACGAGCGACCTGGGACGTCCCAACAGAGCCAAGGCCCCGCCCCCTCAGCCACGCCCACTGACTTTGTGCCGTTTTCGGGAAGCGGACAGCGTCTGGGAGGAACTGCTGGACTGAAGACATCCACGTCATGGTCATCATGTGTGTCCGGCAGCCCGCCGAAAGCCAAGAAACCCAAACCCAGCCACGAAATCAAG CGGTCAGTCAGTGCCAACCCGGCGACGGACGAAGAGGAAACAGATGAATTTCTGGAG ccGGTCGACAGGGAGCCGCTGGTTTTCCATCTGGATTCTGGAATACGTCACCATGACGACACAGAGCTTCCTGACGAGTTTTTTGAAGTCACTGTTGACGACATTCGGAAGAGATTTGCACAACTAAAGAGTGAGAG GAAGGCTCTGGAGGAAGCTCCTCTCATGACGAAGTCCCTGCGAGAGTCTCAGGTGAAGGAGAAGCTGGACAGGTATCCGAAG GTGGCTCTGAGGGTCCAGTTTCCTGACCGCCACGTTCTTCAGGGCTTCTTCAGACCTCTAGAAACag TCTCTGCTCTGAGGAGTTTTGTCAGATCTCACCTGCAGGACCCACAGATGCAGTTTTACCTGT ttGTTGCTCCTCCTAAAACCATCCTAGACGAGCCGAATGTCACTCTATTCCAG gcgAGTCTCTTCCCTGCTGCTCTCGTGTACTTCGGCTCAGACGTGAGGACAG ATGGATTCTTGCGCTCTGATCTTCTGGACATCGGTGTCTCCGCTCTACAGGCTGATGAACTCATAGCAGG CTGCATGCCTCGCTCTCCTCCAGCCGTCTCTGAAGAACCCCCCCCACCCGCTCCTGAGTCATGTGACTCCTCCGGCCAGCGGGGGGCGTCGGAGGACAGCGGTGATGCTCATCCAGCGGAGGTCAGACCGGTCAGGACCGACCCCGGGAAAGTGCCCAAATGGCTCAAACTGCCAG gtAAGAAGTGA